AGCTTCAAGGTGTACAAGGGCGAGATCTTTGGATTTTTGGGAGCAAACGGAGCCGGCAAAACCACTGCAATGCGGATGCTCACCGGCCTTTCGGTGCCCAGCGCCGGCGAGGCCGACGTGGCGGGCCACAACATCAACAATGATCCGGAGAGCGTAAAGCTGAGCATCGGGTATATGAGCCAAAAATTTTCTCTGTACGAAGATCTGACCGTCAGGGAGAATATCCGGCTGTTCGGTGGCATATACGGACTGAAGAGGTCCGAAATTAAGCGGAAATCCACGGCATTGCTCGAAAAGCTGGATATGGAAAAAGACGCCGACAAGCTGGTGGGGTCCTTGCCTTTGGGCTGGAAACAGAAGCTGGCCTTTTCGGTGGCCGTATTCCATGACCCGAAAATCGTTTTCCTCGACGAACCTACCGGCGGTGTGGATCCCGTTACGCGAAGGAAATTTTGGGATATGATCTACGAGGCTTCCGAAGCGGGGATCACCGTGTTCGTAACCACGCACTATATGGACGAGGCCGAATATTGCGACCGCGTATCCATAATGGTAAACGGAAAGATAGAGGCCTTGGACAGCCCCGCCGGGCTAAAAGCCACCTACGGCGTGGACACCATGGACGACGTTTTCCTAAAACTGGCCAGACCATGAAAAAACTACTTCATTTTATAAATAAAGAATTCAGGCATATCCTGCGCGACCCTCGCACGCTGGCCGTTATCTTCGGCTTGCCGCTAATTCAGTTGCTCGTATTTGGCTACGCCGTACGCAACGAGGTGGAGAACGTGGATATAGCCTTCTACGACCAATCGGGCGACGAAGTGACCAGGGAAATCCAGAGCAAAATAGTCGCTACCGACAATTTCCAATACGCCGGTAGCGTACACAGTCCTGAGGGAATAGAACAGTGTTTCCGAGCCGGCAAGGCCAAAGTGGTGGTAAGCTTCGGGCCAGATTTCGCGAAGAAGATGTATACCGGACAAGGCGCCACCGCCCAGCTGATTCTCGACGCCACGGACCCGAATATCGCCACAACAGTAAGGAGTTACCTGACGGCGATATTAGGACAATACCAAGCCTCGAAGACGCAAGAGAAGGGCTCCGGGCCGAAAATACGGCCGGAAGTGCGGATGCTTTATAACGAAAACCTCAGTAGCGCCAACCTTTTCGTTCCCGGTATTCTCGCAGTGATTATGCTTCTGGTATCAGCAATGGTAACGGCCATCGCCCTGACCAAAGAGAAAGAGCTGGGAACCATGGAAGTGCTTTTGGCTTCGCCACTCAGGCCATGGATGATCATCGTCGGCAAGCTGATTCCTTACCTGCTGATTTCCTTTTTCAACCTGTGTATTATCCTCTTCATCGGAACGCTGGTATTCGGCGTGCCGATCAAAGGAAGCTTGGCCCTGTTGTTCTTCGAAGCTTTCCTGTTTTTGGGCGTATCCTTGGCACTCGGGACGCTGATTTCCATCACTTCCGAATCGCAACAGGTGGCCTTGATGAAAAGCCTTTTCGGAATGATGATCCCATCGATGTTGCTTACCGGGTTTATCTTTCCGATTGAAAATATGCCTTTGCCATTGCAATGGATCAGTACGCTAATTCCGGCCCGATGGTTTATTGTGATTTTGAGAAGCATTATGCTTAAAGGCTCCGGAATATTGTCGCTGTGGCCCGAAACGGTTATTCTGTTAGGCATGTTCGCTGCCTTGGTGGGCATCAGCATGAAAAAATTCAAAATACGACTTGAGCCATGAATATCCTGATATTTCTTTTGCAAAAAGAGTTTCTGCAGATCTTCAGAAACAAGGCCATGTTGCCGATTATCTTCGTGGTGCCGATCGTACAGCTGATCCTGATGCCCTTGGCTGCCACCTACGAGATCAAGGACATCAAGATGATCATCGTAGACAAAGACCAAAGCCCGGTGTCCCGCCAACTGGTCAACAGCTTTGAGGGCTCGCCGTATTTTATCGTGACGAAAGTAGGCGCCGATCCCGCCATTACGGAAAGGGAAATGGAGCTGAATCAAGCCGATATGGTAATGGAAATCCCTCAAAATTTTTCTTCGGAACTCTCAAGGTTAGGGGAAAAAGGGCTGGCTCTGCGCATTAACGCCATCGACGGGTCGAAGGCGGGAATCGTAGCCTCTTATGCCGAGGGAATTATCCGAAACTTTAATCGCCTGTTGACTGTCAAATGGTCGGGATTGGGAAAAAAGCAGGTCTTACCAGCTATCGATATAACGTTTTCCAACTGGTATAATCCCGACTTGAATTACCGCCCATTTATGGTCTCCGGAATACTGGGAATATTGGTTACGATGTCCTGCGCTTTTTTGGCTTCTATGAATATCGTGAAAGAGAAAGAGATCGGAACAATCGAACAAATCAATGTCACTCCCATCAAAAAACACCATTTCCTTATTGGCAAACTGTTACCGATTTGGTGCATCGGGATGTTCCAACTGAGCTTGGGACTGGTCGTTTCCAAAATTGTCTATGACATCGAATTTATCGGTAATGTAGGACTTGTTTTTGCGTTTTCGGGCATTTATATGTTCTGTATTCTCGGTATCGGTTTACTTATTTCCACTTTCAACGACACCCAACAACAGGCTATGTTTATCGCCTGGTTTTTCATGGTCATATTTATTCTGATGGGGGGAATATTTACTAGTTTGGAAGCCATGCCGAAATGGGCCAGCTACATCGCTTGGAGCAATCCGATCACTTACCTAATTCATCTGAACCGCATGGTGCTGATGAAAGGAAGTACGTTTGCGGATGTGAGCTGGATGTTTGGCGTTATATCATGCTACGCTGTGGTTACCAATGTGGCGGCGGTGTTGAAATACAGGAAAACGTCATAAGCGATAACTATAAAAATTTATATTCGCCAAAAACGAAGACGCCCTTAGGTCTGGCGGGACCGAAAGGGCGATATCAAAAAATAAGTGGGTAAAGTCGATTCGAGTATAGTACTCTTTTCGAATACAGGCACGGAGCATTGTCCGTGCCTGTTTCATTCAATAAAGCGTCAAGATTAAGATTAATGCGGATTACTCCGTTGTCTTAAATGACCCCGGAACGCCTGGATACTCAGTATACAGGTAATCGTCATCGAAGCTATCCATATAATACTTGACGGACTTGAGCCCTGATGGTACCCAGAAAATATGGGTAGTGAAGTTATCTTGGCTCTGCACTTCAAGGTAGTTGTCACGGTTAGTGGACGCTACGCTTCCCGGATACGGATAGCGTTCGATCACCGGGTTGAGGGTCGTGTTTTTATCAAACTTAATCAGAGGAATCTTCGGGTGACGTGTTCTACGCAATTCCGAAAATATCTCGAAATAGTCATGGATATTTAGGTGGACATATTTCTGGCCGATAATGACTCCCATTTTTCCATCTTCCCCTTGGGCTAGATCGTATTCCTCTCCGATCTTTTTAGCGAACTGATCCGTCACGGCGGCCGAAGGCGCTTCCGGCTTCAGGTAGCTACGGTTGGTATCGTTGATTTTGTCCCAATCAGAGAAGCTATTGGCATGATACCAGTATTTGATAGAATACTTGACGGCATCTTCCACATGCTGACGGGCACTTTTTCCTGTTCCTCCCAGATTCTTCAACGCTACCTCGGCCAAAAGTAACTCCACCTCAGCGGCGGTAAATGCGCGCCAAGGCTCTTGGTTGTTCACCATTGTAGCCGGGTTGTATACGGAATAGGCGTTGTACTTCATATAATTATCAAGGTCCTTGAAATAATTAGAATAGAAATAAGCGCCTTTGAATTTATGCTTTCGGGTATTATCGGCCCGTACACTGTCATAAATTTGTTGCCCAACTTCAAAATCAAGCGATGCGGGCATATACATCTTGTCCCTGTTTGGAAGGAAAAGTACCGGAATCCTCGGATCGTCTACGCCTTCGGTGTAGAGGTGGTCTTTGTCCTTATCCATTTTGTACAAAAGGGTAGGGGAGATAAAATCAAGGTAATCTCTTTCCATCAACCCTCTTTTCCAGTGGTCTCTCTTCTTCGATACCCAGAGGTTATTTGGAATCAACAGGTCTTCCGAGGGTAACTGGTTACTCTGCATAATTTCGGAAATGACCTTTTTGGCGAAATCAGGATCTACGCCCGAAATACGCACGGCCAAACGCAAACGCAAAGCCTGCGCAAACTGTATCCACTTGTCAGCGTCGCCTTGGAAGATGATATCCTGCTGGGCGAAAACAGCTTTTCCGGAAGGGGAAAGCTGATCGGCCTGAGCCTTGATCACCGAAGCGTACTGGCCAAGATTATCGATGATTGAATGATAGATTTCGCTCGGATCATCGAATTTCGGGAAGAATACACCTTCGGTTCCCTTAAGGCCTTCCGAATAAGGAACATGGTTGAAATAGTCCACAGCTTTGGATGCCCGAAAATCACGGCCGATGCGCGAAAGAGTAAGGTAGATCTCGTTGTCTTTCTTCTCGGCCTCCGACATACCGTTGATCAGCTGTTCCATAACGGCTATCTCCTTAAAGTCGCCGTTATGTCCGTAATAGTACGCGTCAGTTCCTACCGTGGTATACATGGAAGGGATGTCCATCACGTCTTTGTACCAGCCGTAGCTTGTGCGCAAATGACGGATAATCAAGTGGGTATGCGCTAAAACGCCTCCAGTATTGGCATGCCACCAAAACTCACCATAGTCGTTTTTGAAAGTTCTGGTCCGGGAGAACATGGACGAGAACAAGCCCGAAGGTACGTTGTGCTCAGGAGTATATACGTTGGGGTTTTGGAAATCCTCCTCAAGGGTATCTTGGCACCCCATTGTGAGGAAGAACCCTATAATCGGCAGTATAAATATATATTTTCTCATAATCTGGAGATTAAAGGCCTACTTGAATTTTCATACCAAACGTACGAGTGGAAGGAATAGCGGAAGCCTCAAAATAGGTGTTGGTACCCATATAGGCTTCGGAATCCAAGTTCGGTACTGACTTGTAGATATAGCCGAGGTTCCTGGCGAAAACGTTGAGGGTAACGTTGCGCAGTTTGGCCCTTTCCACCCATTTTTGTGGTAAGCGGTAAGACAACGCGATCTCACGCACCTTGATGTAATTGTTCTTGTACTTACGGTCTACGGCGTTAATTGCCTCGTTAGCCCAGCTTACGAAAGTTCCGTAGTAGCTTGAAACGGGTACGATTTTCTCGTTTTCGCTATAGGTTCCGTCTCCGTTTTTTACCACGCCTTTCAGGATAATGCCGTCATGGTAAACTTTCTCGCCGTTCGGTCCTTTCGGACTGTCGTGGTTATAGGGAACGGCGTTTTTGTCTTGATCGTAATAATAAGCGAGTCCGCCGTTAGCTTGGTCCCTGTGTTCGAGCGACTGCTCAGAGGCTCCGTTGTAATAAAGCCATTGGTTAGTCTCGGAGTACATAGTGGCGCCGTAGCTATAATCAAAGTGAGCGCTAAGGCGAAGCCCTTTGTACATGATATTGGTATTGAAACCACCGATGAAATCAGGGTTTACGTTTCCGATTTCCTCAAAATCCTTCTCGTCAAGCAAATACGAAGATCCGTCCGCGTTTACTATTCTGTTGCCATTATCGTCACGGGCGATGCCTGTTCCATAAATATTACCGATACGCTCACCTTCAACAGCCTTAACGTATACGCGGCCGCGCATAGAGTTCACGTTTTTCTCGGTAATGCCGTCATAAAGCTTAACGATTTTCGAGAACTGGTTCGAAGTGGTAAGCGTCATGTTCCAGACCAAGTCGTTTGTCAGGATAGGAGTGGCTTTCAATTGTACCTCATACCCCCAGTTTCTAACCTCGCCGGCGTTGATCTTAATGTTGTTGGCTCCGGTAGAACGCGTCAACGGCACTGCCATAATCTGGTCGTACACCGTGTTGGTATAGTATGAGAAATCAAGACCAATGCGGTTCTTTTTGAAGAAATTGATTTCCGTACCGATTTCGAATTCCCTTTTTCTTTCAGGCTTGATATAACCAGCGATAAGAGAATTAGGAGCGCTGATACTGTTGGCGTCCGTTCCTTCGATTTTACCGGCCGAAAGGGTGTTGTTGGCGTAATAACGCGAAGGTGCGTCACGTCCCACATCAGCCCAAGAGGCGCGGAACTTACTGAACTGTATGATAGGCAAAACCCTCTTAATCACTTTGGTGGCATCATATGTGAAGGCCACACCTGGGTAGAAGTAAGAGTTGTTGTCCGGCGGCAAAGTGGAAGACCAGTCGTTACGGGCGTTAAGCTCGAGGGTGTAAACATCGTCCCAAGTAAGGGTAGCCACACCGAAAACGCTGTACATTGAGTTTTCGCCGAAGTTATTTCCCATCACTTTACTTCGTTGGTTATATCCCGGCCATCCAGTGGTAGCCTGGTTGTTGATATGGTACCAGTTCGGATAGTTAAATCCGGTGGGGGACCCAACGCTAGCGGTGGAAACATTGACGGAGTTTTCCTTTACTTCCTGATAAGACGTACCCGCCATTACGAATACCTCAAGGCGATCATCCACGAAATCTTTCATGAAATTAGCAAAGCCCTTGTATTCGCGCACTTGCGTATTTCTTCTTCTGAGTCCGTAATATCCACCCCTCATCTCAGGGTCGATTCTGGTGACACTGTTTTTGGTGGTAAAATCGGTATCCGTATAATCGAAACTGACTTGGCCCGTAAGACTCAACCAATCCGTTACGTGATAAGTAGGACGAATATTAGCGATAAGGTGCTTCTTGTGGTCCAGAGCACTATTCCTGTTGCGGGACCATTTGTAATTTGAGAAATCCTGCAACGAATAATATCCCGTAGGCCAGCCTTCTTCCTCAAAATCTCGCGGATAGCCGAAATTTTTGCTAAGCGGATCATCTTCCAAATAGTCTCCGTTATTAATGAACTCGTCAAAAGGAGCGCCTCTGGAAATACCGTCAGTAAAGAATTTCAACATCCCCTGCGGACGGTTGTGCGTCTCCACATCGTAAAGATTCAATGAAGATTCGATGGTGAATTTATCCGAAAGGTTAAACTTACTGGCAAAACTGAAAGTGTTTTTCTTCATCCAGTTTTCGTCCTGAATACCAGTATAGTCAAGATTGGTGTACGAAAAACGTACGTGTCCGTAATCACCGCTACCGCTCACCGAAGCGTTGATCTGCTTGCTGTGGCCTGTATTGAAAAGGAATTCGTAGTTATCAGGTCTTGCCGTGTAAGGGCGAGCTTTGCCATCCCACCAAATACGCTGTTCTTCACTATTGAAAGCCGGACCGTAACTTCTTGCGCTATAGTTGGCGACAGGGTGGCTGTTTCCGTCTTCAAGATCTTTTACATCATAGATGTTACCGCCACTTCCGTATTTGTTCTGAAATTCGATAAAAGTACGGGGCTCTTCGATAGTAGCCTGATAAGAAACGTCAACGCTGAGTTTCTTTTTCGACTCGCTACCGTTTTTTGTAGTGATCAAAACTACACCGTTCGCACCGCGGCTACCGTAAAGCACGGATGCCTTACCGCCTTTTAAGATCTCGATAGAAGCGATATCCTCGGAGTTAATATCATTGATACCCGTTCCGTAATCGCTACCGGAAGTAAGCGAGGTGTTTTCGTCAAAAATCGGCACACCGTCTACCACGAAGAGCGGTCTAGTGTTAGCGCTAGCTTCCAAACCCGCCGATCCACGGATATTGATATTGATACCGGCCATCGGGCCCGCTGCGTTTTGGCGAATCACCACACCGGCGGCCTTACCGTA
This Fulvitalea axinellae DNA region includes the following protein-coding sequences:
- a CDS encoding ABC transporter permease, producing MNILIFLLQKEFLQIFRNKAMLPIIFVVPIVQLILMPLAATYEIKDIKMIIVDKDQSPVSRQLVNSFEGSPYFIVTKVGADPAITEREMELNQADMVMEIPQNFSSELSRLGEKGLALRINAIDGSKAGIVASYAEGIIRNFNRLLTVKWSGLGKKQVLPAIDITFSNWYNPDLNYRPFMVSGILGILVTMSCAFLASMNIVKEKEIGTIEQINVTPIKKHHFLIGKLLPIWCIGMFQLSLGLVVSKIVYDIEFIGNVGLVFAFSGIYMFCILGIGLLISTFNDTQQQAMFIAWFFMVIFILMGGIFTSLEAMPKWASYIAWSNPITYLIHLNRMVLMKGSTFADVSWMFGVISCYAVVTNVAAVLKYRKTS
- a CDS encoding ABC transporter ATP-binding protein, whose protein sequence is MTKETVINSYGLTKRFGDFTAVDAISFKVYKGEIFGFLGANGAGKTTAMRMLTGLSVPSAGEADVAGHNINNDPESVKLSIGYMSQKFSLYEDLTVRENIRLFGGIYGLKRSEIKRKSTALLEKLDMEKDADKLVGSLPLGWKQKLAFSVAVFHDPKIVFLDEPTGGVDPVTRRKFWDMIYEASEAGITVFVTTHYMDEAEYCDRVSIMVNGKIEALDSPAGLKATYGVDTMDDVFLKLARP
- a CDS encoding ABC transporter permease — encoded protein: MKKLLHFINKEFRHILRDPRTLAVIFGLPLIQLLVFGYAVRNEVENVDIAFYDQSGDEVTREIQSKIVATDNFQYAGSVHSPEGIEQCFRAGKAKVVVSFGPDFAKKMYTGQGATAQLILDATDPNIATTVRSYLTAILGQYQASKTQEKGSGPKIRPEVRMLYNENLSSANLFVPGILAVIMLLVSAMVTAIALTKEKELGTMEVLLASPLRPWMIIVGKLIPYLLISFFNLCIILFIGTLVFGVPIKGSLALLFFEAFLFLGVSLALGTLISITSESQQVALMKSLFGMMIPSMLLTGFIFPIENMPLPLQWISTLIPARWFIVILRSIMLKGSGILSLWPETVILLGMFAALVGISMKKFKIRLEP
- a CDS encoding SusC/RagA family TonB-linked outer membrane protein; the encoded protein is MRVLFALSLLFSVSVVSAEGKSQQKLTIKKSNISLREAFRWIEDQTELYFFFKEKSESLDRKVNIDYKDASLEQVLEGMLKNTSLTYKITDQYISIFPKKKKVSPPVKKEVLPAKKAVPQKKQIKGTVKDETGAPLVGVNVYDKASMENGVMTDINGEYVINVSGQNPLLVFSFIGYHAQEIRLGNRSRLDVTMAEDVTELDEIVVTALGIERDRKSLGYAISKVEGAALIEAGTPSNPIQSLYGKAAGVVIRQNAAGPMAGININIRGSAGLEASANTRPLFVVDGVPIFDENTSLTSGSDYGTGINDINSEDIASIEILKGGKASVLYGSRGANGVVLITTKNGSESKKKLSVDVSYQATIEEPRTFIEFQNKYGSGGNIYDVKDLEDGNSHPVANYSARSYGPAFNSEEQRIWWDGKARPYTARPDNYEFLFNTGHSKQINASVSGSGDYGHVRFSYTNLDYTGIQDENWMKKNTFSFASKFNLSDKFTIESSLNLYDVETHNRPQGMLKFFTDGISRGAPFDEFINNGDYLEDDPLSKNFGYPRDFEEEGWPTGYYSLQDFSNYKWSRNRNSALDHKKHLIANIRPTYHVTDWLSLTGQVSFDYTDTDFTTKNSVTRIDPEMRGGYYGLRRRNTQVREYKGFANFMKDFVDDRLEVFVMAGTSYQEVKENSVNVSTASVGSPTGFNYPNWYHINNQATTGWPGYNQRSKVMGNNFGENSMYSVFGVATLTWDDVYTLELNARNDWSSTLPPDNNSYFYPGVAFTYDATKVIKRVLPIIQFSKFRASWADVGRDAPSRYYANNTLSAGKIEGTDANSISAPNSLIAGYIKPERKREFEIGTEINFFKKNRIGLDFSYYTNTVYDQIMAVPLTRSTGANNIKINAGEVRNWGYEVQLKATPILTNDLVWNMTLTTSNQFSKIVKLYDGITEKNVNSMRGRVYVKAVEGERIGNIYGTGIARDDNGNRIVNADGSSYLLDEKDFEEIGNVNPDFIGGFNTNIMYKGLRLSAHFDYSYGATMYSETNQWLYYNGASEQSLEHRDQANGGLAYYYDQDKNAVPYNHDSPKGPNGEKVYHDGIILKGVVKNGDGTYSENEKIVPVSSYYGTFVSWANEAINAVDRKYKNNYIKVREIALSYRLPQKWVERAKLRNVTLNVFARNLGYIYKSVPNLDSEAYMGTNTYFEASAIPSTRTFGMKIQVGL
- a CDS encoding SusD/RagB family nutrient-binding outer membrane lipoprotein, which encodes MRKYIFILPIIGFFLTMGCQDTLEEDFQNPNVYTPEHNVPSGLFSSMFSRTRTFKNDYGEFWWHANTGGVLAHTHLIIRHLRTSYGWYKDVMDIPSMYTTVGTDAYYYGHNGDFKEIAVMEQLINGMSEAEKKDNEIYLTLSRIGRDFRASKAVDYFNHVPYSEGLKGTEGVFFPKFDDPSEIYHSIIDNLGQYASVIKAQADQLSPSGKAVFAQQDIIFQGDADKWIQFAQALRLRLAVRISGVDPDFAKKVISEIMQSNQLPSEDLLIPNNLWVSKKRDHWKRGLMERDYLDFISPTLLYKMDKDKDHLYTEGVDDPRIPVLFLPNRDKMYMPASLDFEVGQQIYDSVRADNTRKHKFKGAYFYSNYFKDLDNYMKYNAYSVYNPATMVNNQEPWRAFTAAEVELLLAEVALKNLGGTGKSARQHVEDAVKYSIKYWYHANSFSDWDKINDTNRSYLKPEAPSAAVTDQFAKKIGEEYDLAQGEDGKMGVIIGQKYVHLNIHDYFEIFSELRRTRHPKIPLIKFDKNTTLNPVIERYPYPGSVASTNRDNYLEVQSQDNFTTHIFWVPSGLKSVKYYMDSFDDDYLYTEYPGVPGSFKTTE